A stretch of the Streptomyces venezuelae genome encodes the following:
- a CDS encoding SRPBCC family protein — protein sequence MGNNEVSVEREIAAPMDEVWQALTDLESMPLVLSGVDAVEVLTPGPFGVGTRWRETRRMFGKSATEEMWVTACDTPERYVAEADNAGMHYVSEFRLTERAPGRTAVRMTFSAQPQAGGKLPLLTRLLSGLGARAVAKAIARDLADVAASVERRTA from the coding sequence ATGGGAAACAACGAGGTGTCGGTCGAGCGGGAGATCGCTGCGCCGATGGACGAGGTCTGGCAGGCGCTGACGGATCTGGAGTCGATGCCGCTCGTGCTGAGCGGGGTGGACGCGGTGGAGGTGTTGACCCCGGGGCCGTTCGGGGTGGGGACGCGGTGGCGGGAGACCCGGCGGATGTTCGGGAAGTCGGCGACCGAGGAGATGTGGGTGACGGCGTGTGACACCCCGGAACGCTATGTAGCCGAGGCGGACAACGCGGGAATGCACTACGTGTCCGAGTTCCGGCTGACGGAGCGGGCGCCGGGGCGGACGGCCGTGCGCATGACCTTCTCGGCGCAGCCGCAGGCGGGCGGGAAGCTGCCGCTGCTGACGCGGCTGCTGAGCGGACTGGGGGCCAGGGCGGTGGCGAAGGCCATCGCCAGGGACCTGGCGGATGTCGCGGCGTCGGTGGAGCGCCGCACCGCCTGA